One genomic segment of Podarcis raffonei isolate rPodRaf1 chromosome 7, rPodRaf1.pri, whole genome shotgun sequence includes these proteins:
- the SSR1 gene encoding translocon-associated protein subunit alpha isoform X1, producing the protein MRRSVPQLLLLVLLAFPAALLLGGARSGPGSSLLVAAQDATEDEEAIEDTVVEDEDDEAEVEEDEPTELTEEKEEEDLSGEPKASPSADTTILFVKGEDFPANNIVKFLVGFTNKGTEDFIVESLDASFRYPQDYQFFIQNFTALPLNTVVPPQRQATFEYSFIPAEPMGGRPFGLVINLNYKDQNGNFFQDAVFNQTVTIIEKEDGLDGETIFMYMFLGGLSLLVIVGLHQLLESRKRKRPAQKVEMGTSNQNDVDMSWIPQETLNQIMQSRRDKASPRRLPRKRAQKRSVGSDE; encoded by the exons ATGAGGAGGTCCGTTCCCCAACTGCTGCTGCTCGTGCTCCTGGCTTTCCCCGCCGCCTTGCTTCTGGGCGGCGCCCGCAGCGGCCCAG GTTCTAGTTTGCTGGTGGCTGCTCAAGATGCTACAGAAGATGAAGAAGCTATTGAAGATACAGTCgttgaagatgaagatgatgaagcTGAAGTTGAAGAAGATGAACCCACAGAATTG acagaagagaaagaggaagaagatctATCGGGAGAACCGAAAGCATCCCCTAGCGCTGATACAACCATCTTGTTTGTGAAAGGAGAAG ATTTTCCAGCAAACAACATTGTGAAGTTTTTAGTTGGCTTTACTAACAAGGGTACAGAAGACTTCATTGTGGAGTCTCTAGATGCTTCGTTCCGGTACCCTCAAGATTACCAGTTTTTCATTCAGAATTTCACTGCTCTTCCTCTGAACACGGTTGTTCCACCACAGAGACAGGCCACATTTGAATACTCCTTCATTCCTGCAGAGCCTATGGGTGGTCGCCCCTTTGGACTGGTTATCAATCTGAACTACAAAGACCAAAAT GGAAACTTCTTTCAAGATGCTGTTTTCAACCAGACTGTTACCATTATTGAAAAGGAAGATGGATTAGATGGTGAAAC GATTTTTATGTATATGTTCCTTGGTGGACTTAGCCTGCTTGTCATTGTTGGTCTACACCAGCTGTTAGAATCTAGGAAG AGAAAAAGACCAGCTCAAAAAGTAGAGATGGGGACATCGAATCAGAATGATGTTGACATGAGTTGGATTCCTCAAGAAACTTTAAACCAGATAA TGCAAAGTAGAAGAG aCAAAGCTTCCCCAAGACGGCTGCCCCGGAAGAGGGCGCAGAAGAGATCAGTAGGATCTGATGAGTAA
- the SSR1 gene encoding translocon-associated protein subunit alpha isoform X2 has translation MRRSVPQLLLLVLLAFPAALLLGGARSGPGSSLLVAAQDATEDEEAIEDTVVEDEDDEAEVEEDEPTELTEEKEEEDLSGEPKASPSADTTILFVKGEDFPANNIVKFLVGFTNKGTEDFIVESLDASFRYPQDYQFFIQNFTALPLNTVVPPQRQATFEYSFIPAEPMGGRPFGLVINLNYKDQNGNFFQDAVFNQTVTIIEKEDGLDGETIFMYMFLGGLSLLVIVGLHQLLESRKRKRPAQKVEMGTSNQNDVDMSWIPQETLNQINKASPRRLPRKRAQKRSVGSDE, from the exons ATGAGGAGGTCCGTTCCCCAACTGCTGCTGCTCGTGCTCCTGGCTTTCCCCGCCGCCTTGCTTCTGGGCGGCGCCCGCAGCGGCCCAG GTTCTAGTTTGCTGGTGGCTGCTCAAGATGCTACAGAAGATGAAGAAGCTATTGAAGATACAGTCgttgaagatgaagatgatgaagcTGAAGTTGAAGAAGATGAACCCACAGAATTG acagaagagaaagaggaagaagatctATCGGGAGAACCGAAAGCATCCCCTAGCGCTGATACAACCATCTTGTTTGTGAAAGGAGAAG ATTTTCCAGCAAACAACATTGTGAAGTTTTTAGTTGGCTTTACTAACAAGGGTACAGAAGACTTCATTGTGGAGTCTCTAGATGCTTCGTTCCGGTACCCTCAAGATTACCAGTTTTTCATTCAGAATTTCACTGCTCTTCCTCTGAACACGGTTGTTCCACCACAGAGACAGGCCACATTTGAATACTCCTTCATTCCTGCAGAGCCTATGGGTGGTCGCCCCTTTGGACTGGTTATCAATCTGAACTACAAAGACCAAAAT GGAAACTTCTTTCAAGATGCTGTTTTCAACCAGACTGTTACCATTATTGAAAAGGAAGATGGATTAGATGGTGAAAC GATTTTTATGTATATGTTCCTTGGTGGACTTAGCCTGCTTGTCATTGTTGGTCTACACCAGCTGTTAGAATCTAGGAAG AGAAAAAGACCAGCTCAAAAAGTAGAGATGGGGACATCGAATCAGAATGATGTTGACATGAGTTGGATTCCTCAAGAAACTTTAAACCAGATAA aCAAAGCTTCCCCAAGACGGCTGCCCCGGAAGAGGGCGCAGAAGAGATCAGTAGGATCTGATGAGTAA